Proteins found in one Labrus bergylta chromosome 8, fLabBer1.1, whole genome shotgun sequence genomic segment:
- the LOC109994981 gene encoding ataxin-1, with amino-acid sequence MKSNQERSNGCLPPKKREILALEQRPVVVATATPAAGLVADSPHTENLAWLASVASERCKSRDAEIQRCPISSSSSTFSSTFPSTSISSPAAPLSAVPLTSLPAVYPTALPQQAGTIQFAQLGPNVQFISSGPYAGYISSHIISTNASSAPTSSTIGQRTHLDSYTTALISPNTKGEQQFQIAVSPTELTPVSLPGSPQVTSQYIHLDSRTPLTVSGNAITPSTAHLQLHPHTTVLPQTLTLAPSQLVVQYADSPIGKKMDGHAKGTLNGEFEVLKHTKQPNQLANHQHVQSYEARHIILPAEYAHNPAGLQTSLVLVAQPNHGAERDAGPNKISLVQTEKGGICLGKPVSRSSSFTSLTSSEVMKSVAPHTVIQTTLPSEELPASLYSSTQPPIIGYITNTNQHAVSYHATLPQHLVIPSGQSLLIPVSGTNNSTEIEVSRSVSTLTATTTPQISTAMPHAYLATALSKCEALGPNGNQLSPAVAQAPVLPVPPSHPAPAVVAAPSPTPTPVPTPNPVSIQASPPISSSSPPVALPPFFMRGSIIQLADGELKRVEDLKTEDFIQSAEISSELKIDSSTVERIDNGQSPNAVVIQFSVGALKAQVCVEVLVEYPFFVFGQGWSSCCPDRTTQLFELSCAKLCVGDVCVSLTLRSLRNISVTDSQTLGTKIQTGHLSDSCQSMDAAVRNSASPNAGSHNSGLLMKACSADRLERERVTGPRPGSELPLGLGLVPGQGEGIYGSGTLLAVSGTGEIRQESVKTDIAALTKTQCGDPERPASRKRRWSAPERDQAERAAEEPPLTLPKPSFIPQEVKISIEGHSSTGRERFLIKRVDC; translated from the exons ATGAAATCCAACCAGGAGCGGAGTAATGGATGCCTGCCTCCTAAGAAGCGGGAGATCCTGGCTTTGGAGCAGAGGCCAGTGGTGGTGGCCACAGCCACACCTGCAGCTGGACTGGTTGCTGACAGTCCCCACACGGAGAACCTAGCATGGCTAGCAAGTGTAGCCAGTGAACGGTGCAAATCAAGGGACGCAGAGATTCAGAGATGTCCCATatcctcatcttcctccactttttcctccacttttccCTCAACTTCTATCTCTTCCCcagctgctcctctgtctgccGTTCCCCTGACCTCTCTGCCTGCCGTTTACCCAACAGCCCTTCCCCAGCAGGCTGGAACTATCCAGTTTGCTCAGCTGGGACCCAACGTTCAGTTCATAAGCTCTGGGCCCTATGCCGGCTACATCTCCTCCCACATCATCTCCACAAATGCTAGCTCTGCACCAACTAGCTCTACCATTGGACAGCGCACCCACCTAGACAGTTACACCACTGCCCTCATCTCTCCCAACACCAAAGGGGAGCAGCAGTTTCAAATAGCTGTTTCTCCTACAGAATTGACTCCCGTGTCGCTCCCAGGCTCTCCCCAAGTCACCAGCCAGTACATTCATCTGGACAGCAGAACTCCTCTCACTGTCAGTGGAAATGCAATCACTCCATCCACAGCCCACCTCCAGCTGCATCCTCACACAACCGTCCTCCCTCAAACGCTCACTCTGGCTCCATCACAGCTGGTGGTTCAGTATGCAGACAGCCCAATTGGAAAGAAAATGGACGGACATGCTAAGGGTACTCTGAATGGGGAATTTGAGGTGCTAAAACATACCAAACAACCAAATCAGCTGGCGAACCATCAGCATGTCCAGAGTTATGAGGCCAGACATATCATCCTACCTGCAGAATATGCTCATAACCCTGCAGGACTCCAGACCTCCTTGGTGCTAGTTGCCCAGCCAAACCATGGAGCTGAACGGGATGCTGGCCCAAACAAGATCTCCTTGGTCCAGACTGAGAAAGGAGGCATATGTTTGGGGAAACCAGTATCCAGATCCTCCTCTTTCACCTCCCTCACTTCATCAGAGGTGATGAAGTCCGTTGCTCCTCACACAGTTATCCAGACAACTCTACCGTCTGAGGAGCTACCAGCTAGTCTCTATTCTTCCACACAGCCACCCATCATTGGATATATCACCAATACAAACCAGCATGCAGTCAGCTACCATGCCACACTGCCCCAGCACCTTGTCATCCCCAGCGGTCAGTCTCTGCTCATCCCAGTCAGTGGAACAAATAACAGCACAGAAATTGAGGTTAGCCGCTCTGTTAGCACACTGACTGCTACCACCACCCCTCAAATATCCACCGCCATGCCGCATGCCTATCTGGCCACAGCCCTGTCCAAGTGTGAAGCACTCGGGCCAAATGGAAACCAACTTTCCCCAGCTGTTGCCCAAGCCCCAGTGCTGCCAGTCCCGCCCTCACACCCAGCTCCTGCTGTTGTGGCAGCTCCCTCCCCAACACCCACTCCTGTCCCTACTCCCAACCCAGTTTCCATCCAAGCCTCCCCCcccatctcctcttcctccccccctgTGGCGCTTCCTCCTTTCTTTATGCGAGGCTCCATCATTCAGTTGGCTGATGGGGAGCTGAAGAGAGTTGAGGACCTGAAGACAGAGGACTTCATCCAGAGTGCTGAAATAAGCAGTGAGCTGAAGATTGACTCCAGTACTGTCGAACGCATTGACAATGGGCAGAGTCCTAATGCTGTGGTCATACAGTTTTCTGTGGGAGCGCTCAAAGCCCAG gtgtgtgtggaAGTGCTGGTGGAGTaccctttctttgtctttggtCAAGGCTGGTCATCCTGCTGCCCAGACAGAACCACCCAGCTGTTTGAGCTGTCCTGCGCCAAGCTGTGCGtgggggatgtgtgtgtgtcgctgaCCCTGCGCAGCTTGAGGAACATTTCAGTAACTGACAGCCAGACTTTGGGAACCAAGATACAGACCGGTCACCTCTCCGACTCCTGTCAAAGCATGGATGCCGCTGTCAGAAACAGTGCAAGTCCGAACGCCGGGAGCCATAACAGTGGCCTCCTTATGAAGGCCTGCAGTGCAGACAGGCTGGAGAGAGAGCGGGTCACTGGACCAAGACCAGGATCAGAGCTACCACTGGGTTTGGGATTAGTTCCAGGACAAGGAGAGGGGATCTATGGGAGTGGAACACTGTTGGCTGTCTCGGGCACTGGAGAAATAAGGCAGGAATCAGTGAAAACAGACATAGCTGCTCTTACCAAAACGCAATGTGGTGACCCAGAGAGACCTGCATCCCGTAAGAGACGCTGGTCAGCTCCAGAGCGAGACCAGGCAGAGAGAGCAGCGGAGGAGCCTCCTCTGACTCTGCCTAAaccctccttcatccctcaggaGGTTAAAATCAGTATAGAGGGACACTCCAGTACTGGGAGAGAGAGGTTCTTGATCAAAAGAGTAGACTGTTGA